CCCGGCAccccctccctctcctccatgGTTATCGATAACCCATGTTTTGCTAGCAGTTATCGCCAATGCCCCGATGAACAGTCTTAAGAATGAATTTTGCCGACTCTGGTATCGTCGGGGTTTGGCTGCCGACCCGGCCGAAAAGGACTGgcgggaagaaggaaaatggGATCGGCGGTTGGAAGTGGGCGTGGTGGGTGGCTGCATTGTACGAGCCTAGGCTAGCAGCGGCTGGTGATATGGAAAGCCGGAAAGTATAAACTGTAGAGACCAAGAGTAATACAAACTATGATAGTTGGTCGAAGTCGATCTTTGCGTGACCTCGCTACCTCGACGCGTTGATCCCGAGCGCGTTCGCGACGGAACGGACCCATGATTAATTACCTCGTAACAGGCAGCCCATCTTGAATACTGGCTTCGTTGCTTGGAACATCAGCATGTTGTGAAGCATATGGCCCCCGTCCATGATAATTACTCTACTGACTAAGATGCATAAATGCTCGAGTTGGGCTACAATACAAATATACTTAGGGACAGTCAGTCGCCTTATTCCTCAACTCCGACACATGGCCCGCGCCGGGGGCCAGATATAAGCTGAGGCTCAAACTCTAACGTTGACACCATTATATCTCACCAAATCGCTCATATCTCCCTTCCCAAGCTACACCGTCGTTCACCACCCTCTCCCACTCATCAAGATGCTCCTCGTCCCATTTCTTGTCCGCCTCAAACTGGTCCGCTGTCTTGAGAATGTGTTGACTTGGATCATGAGAGTGCGAAGAATGTTGCAGAAGGGATTCAGGTAAGTAGTCCTATATAGAAAGCAAGTCAGGGACGAGGGTCAACGTAATTAGCCTGACGGACTCACATTATGAACTGGATGACCATAATCTGGGTTGTACGCATATTCCTTCCCGTAACCCAACTTCTTCATGAGTTGGGTAGGAGCGTTGCGGATTTGTAAAGGAACGCCAGGTAAAGGCGGCATAGTTGCCAGCTGTTCTGCCTATAACAAGGTCGTGAGCAAAATGTGTATCCATGAATTTCCCTCTATGACCTACTGCAGCATAAGCCTTATAGGATCTTGTTGACTTGGGAGCTTCAGCCAGATATGCGACGCAATGCTGGCAACCATCCTATCAGTATGCCAAGCGTACAATACCGAGGAAAAGTGCTTTATGAACTTACGGCAAGATTAATTCGACATTCGGGCAAACCGATCGTTTGACAAGCCTGATATGTAGCCATAGCCAGTGGCAGCGCATGGTTATCTGCCAGGCCTACGTCCTCACTCGCCACTACGATTAACCTTCTGGCTATGTATAAGGGATCTTCCCCGCCGGTAATCATCCTAAAGGATTGTTAGCCACGGAAACCACACAGAAATATGACCTTGAACATACCTAGCCAGCCAGTACATTGCTGCACTTCCGTCCGATCCTCTCAAGCATTTGTGCAGCGCCGAAATCATATCatatctctcttctcccgtCCTATTATACCCTTTCTGCAATCCTCGCCTCACAGCATCCATAATCTCctcgtctctcttcttcttctgataGTCCTCCTCCGCTTCCTCAACCGCCGCATCGAACTCGTCTTTTTGcccctctttttccattttttCACCACTGGCGGAATTGACCCGTTGTGCTTTTTCCGCGCTGGCAGTCTCGTCCATTGTTTGACACGTGCGCAGAGCGAGCTCGAGACCGTTAAGTGCTTGACGGGCATCACCATCTGCAACATCCGCAAGGAAAGGGATGAGCCCTGATGGGAGATAAGGGATGGGTTCGGATTCAGAGATGGTTTGCACGGCATTGCGTAGAATAATTTGAAGGGATTCAGGAGAATGGGCGTGTAATGTAAACACTCTGACAGAGATCAGGCTTCATGACTAACGAAAGGTATGAACGGTCAACTCACTGGCATCTACTAAGCAAAGCACCGTTGACCTTGAATGAAGGGTTTTCGGTGGTAGCCCCTATAAGCTGTATCCAACCTTTTTCAACGTAAGGTAGTAGCAGATCTTGCTGGGCACGGTTAAATCTATTTGTAAGACCAACTATCAACCTTGGtcttgagaagatgaggcCAGTTGCTTACCGATGTATCTCATCGATCATTAGAACAGTCCGTCTGCGATACGATCAGTTGGAGTCACTACAACAACAGACAGAAGGCTTACCTTCCAGTCATCTGCAGTCCATTCTTAGCCTTTTCAAAAACTTGCCGAACGTCTTGAGTACCCGAACTACGCAAGTTCGATCAGACACACGCTAACACAATGGCAATACCGCGCACCTTGTCGCGGAAAGTTCTTTGAAGTCTGCTCCAGAAGACTTTGCAATCAGCCTGGCCAACGTTCTATTTAACGTATAACGTCGTTGAGCACGTGTACCTTATCTTAAAGTATGATGCTTACGTTTTCCCACACCCTGGTGGTCCCCATAGTATACAGCTCCCCACCAGCTTGCCTGCTTCAATTTGGACCCGTAACAGACTTCCTAAACCGACTATATCTGACTGTCCGATATACTGTGATATCTCTGAAGGTCTTGATCGTTCCGCCAAGCTACAGTTTATGTAAGCTAcgctctctctccctttctcctctctgTGAGATTACCAAAGGCTCACGGTTGAGCAGCAGCTAAGGGATTCACCCGCCGTTGCTTCGCCCCCTTACCccctccaaatccatcaccACCAATCACTTTTgtttccttcccctccgctttcctcttcgtAACAGCTCCTTGCGTTTGAAAAACTGGCGCtatattcttcttcccatcagCCCCCACAGATGCCCTCCGCTCATCTAAGTTCGCTTGGCTAGCTCTCGCTCTTTGACTGCTCCCGGGATGGGTCGATGGAGAGGTTTGGGAGGTTGATGGTTGGGTCTTCGGATGTAGTGAGCTCGTGAAATCGAATACTTGTTGTGGAGTAGATAATTCAGCTGGGGGAGCCCCTTTGCATTTGAGGTCGAGATGGAGGTTGATGTCGCCCTCGGGTACCGAGATGTTACAGATAGGGCAGTTAACTAGATTGGACCGAAAGATGTAAGCTCTCAGTACCGCGACATTTCGTGAGACATGTATTCGGCGAAGTGGCGACCGACCTTTATTGGACATCGCCGGTATGTTTGGTCAGCACTCAAAATATTTTTTTCTTACTATTCAAGCTACTATTTAAATGGAGTGACTGATTTTCCAAAGCAAAAGACTGAAACTTACGGCGACCAACGAAGAATGGACGAGACTTATGCGGAACGCGTTCGTTATGAGACGCGTCGGGCTACTAATGTTAACGAACGTAGGAGGTGGGGTCACGCATATCAATCACTGCATTAACACGTCGCTGGACGCACGAGGAGGTCTTCGAATTTCACGAGTACTATATTCTAATATTTTAATGGGCAAGAAAATCACAAAATTAGCCCCGCACTGAACCCAGCTGCTTCTATTCTATATCGGAAAGCATTAAGAGGCTATGGTTCAGGGAAAGAATGTGTTTGAGCGAGTTCAGAAAGCGTTCAATTCGCATTCGCTTCACCGACGATGCAAGATCTTCAAAACCTTTAGTAACCTTCATCAGCCATCACTAGCCTTCATTGATCTTCAGCACTTGTCCTGATCTCTGAATCTTCTCATCGTCCACGTCGAGACGATGCATGATTATGTAGAAAAAAGGCAGTGTGTAAAACTACCCAGTAACATGGGACGGCCTGGTGGAAGACGGCCTTCGGCGGGTGGGTCTTTGATGACGCGAATGGACCTTGGAAACCGGATCATCCTGTTTTATTATTTGGGTGGACCTTCGAAGAGACCTTGGCGGGGATCTTCAGATGGACCTCTGAATAGCCAGATGGAACCTTTAGATGGGTCTTTGGTTGTCCCGATCTATGTATGTTTACCATGATTTCCCTGGCTTTGTACTACGATCACTATCAGCGGTTTGAATAACCTCGGTCTCGCCGGAATATTTATGCAGCGAGGGTATATAACTACTACTTATCCTTGTTTCCGTCGGCCTCATCACCACAAAGTGAAGTTGATTGTGAAACCACCAGGACTTCTTCTCACGGTCGCGAACTTTGTTGATCTGTTCCcgacgacgatgaaagGATAAACACCGCGAGAAGCATAATACAGTGCTAGTAATACGTAGAGCGATGGTTTGGCTTCACAACAACATCCATTCACTACTGACCATTGCTGAACTTGATTCGTTTGCTAACCTTTGTGGACCTTTTGACAGCCTGAAAAGGAATGTGACAACACTAATGAACCTTCAGTACCTAGTGATGTCGATTTATGCACGTTCACTCTTACTGTCCCACCAACAACATGGTCGACGCTAGAgttggagaaagaagggagggaaagaCCCAGATTATAGAATTCGCTTGGTTACACCAAGTGGTACGATGATAAACGATAGGTAGTTAGAGGTATATGTaacctcttctttgctcGTCGGCCGAGTTGTCTCAGATTTCCACGTACCGGTCGACGGTAAAGCTACTACTTTTCGATCCTTCTACGTACCAGATCTCTATCAAATAGCTGATATTATACGGCAGCCGCCCTCTCAAGCAAATCCCTCGACATTGTCTTGCAAGAGCCCTTGGATGATTATAGACAGTGAGAATGGAGAGTATGTCGTGGGCAACGGTATTTTGAGAATGGTCCTTCCTATTTATTGTTTTGCTGGATgtaggaagatggaaaatgGTGCATGCTGACTGGCCGGTCCTCGATCATTCCGTTCAATCATGATTGATTCGTGATCTCGGCCAAGGCCGCTTGAAAGGAACAGACAAGTACGTAATGTGAGATTGGCGCCGGCAGTTGAGCTGGCTGACCGCACGGGTCTGCATTGGTTGTGTTTTTTGGTGGGTGAATGAATTACAGTGCAGAGGCAGGGCATCAGAGAAAGCCCACGTTCAAAATCTCCCgtcccctttttctccctcAGACCCTCCTACACGCCTACAGGGTGAGCTTCTGCGTAACTGACCGCCAGTTCCGAACAGAGTGGCCCCAAATCTTCCCAATATCTCTAGCGGACGCCCAATCCGGCACGAAGCACCGGCAACGGCGAAGAAAcgcttttttttctttgcatCATTGACCAAACTCCGTCCGAATACAATCCTAGTTCTATCTCTGTCACTTTATTCTGATTCAAAAAAACTCCTTTCAAAAGCTGGTTTACGACATGTACCAGCAACAGACCATGGCCAGCCACCCATTCTTCAGCCACAACAATCCTTGGGCCCGTTCTGCCATTTGCTGTGATCAGCACCACGGCGAATCGACTTCGGCCGCTATGGCACGTCTTGCTGGCAACATTCCCTTTTCTCATGATGAAAATTTACACGACCACCATCTCGGATACCACGACTCGTCTGGATGCACTTCGGATTGCCCTCTCGACACCTACTGCTGCAGTGGAGATTACTGCTGCGACAAGCATGGTTCTTGCTCCAGTGGAGATGAGTGTTGCGACGACCCACGTTGTGAAGAAGCGCACAGACCGGATAGTCGTGCCAGTCATCAAAGCCATCACAACCGTTCTAAACCCGAGCAAAGCCGTAACCATAACCACCAGCAGCCTATGAGTCTGGAAGAATGGGCTGGAACCCAGGAAGGGTGTAACGCCATACAACAGCTGGTAAGTTGGCCTACAATTACATGTTTCTACCTTTGTCAGCTTCCCTGTCATTAGCTAATACTTCCAAAGATTGAATGCTGTAACCAGCCAGACTGCCATATACCGGTCTGCCCTACGGACAATTCTGAAGTCCATCCACTGCCGGCAGACCCCTTGTCAGCCCTATTTGCATCACTAGATgcacagcagcagcctcaACCTATCTCCACTGCCCAGCAGCCTATGGCGCCGGTAAGCTCCGTTGAGGCTTCTCACACTTGCCACTGGGGTAATTGCCACCTCGTTTTTGGCTCAATGCCCGACCTTTTGGCACATGTGGCGGCAGATCACCTTAACGCAGCGGGTACGGCGCATCAGTCCGATCAACTTCTGCAGCAAGCCCAGTCTGCCCAGTCTGCCCAGTCTACCCCGTTAGCACTGCTTACTGAGCGCGCGCTGTCTAGTATTAGTACGAATACGACTGGTTTACAGAGTCATTTGCCGACTAACTCTTCGCTTCAAGCCACATCTTTGGCCGTCAATGACGCCCTGCTATCTTGCATGTGGGATGACTGCTTTCCTGTCCCCGAGGTGCCTGCTGCTTCATCAACGTCTCACAGCACGTTCCATCATTACAACTCTGATAACTGCCAGGCTCCTCATAATCACCAGCACGACCATTCTTACGCTGCTGGAGAGCCCTTTAACCCTGGGACGATGCTACGACATGTTCTGGAAGAGCATTTGGGTATTCCCCCTGATATCATTGGCTGGCCGAATGAGGCTGagcttcaagctcaagcaCAGGCGATCCTTGAGAagcaccatcatcatcaccataTCGACCCTCGCGAGGCCTTAGTGAACCACTCTGAGAACTGCAATCATGTGCATCCTCACCCTCACTCTCATTCTCATGGGAACAGTGCCGGCACCGGTGCCAATGACTCACATCCTCATGGCCATGCTCTCGCTCACTCTCAGTTCCATCCcaatcttcatcctcatcctcattctcttcctcatgaGCGCTCGTATGCTCATTCTCATTCCCTCTCTCATTCACGTCCTCTCTCGCACGAACCTCTTCCCACGCCCCCCTCCACGGTCAAGACCGAAGCCTGCACCTCCCCTGCCGCTTCCAACGATTCCGTCGCCAGCACAGTCCTCACTGCATCCCAATCCTCTAAAGATCTGATCTGTCTCTGGCCCGGGTGCACCATCCACACTCCTTTTGCTTCCACTGCTTCCCTCATGGATCATCTGTCCGAAATGCACATCCCGAAAGGTAAAGATTGTTATACATGCCATTGGGGTGGGTGcggtggtgaagaagggagggtGTTTAAGAGTAGGCAAAAGGTGTTGAGGCATTTGCAGAGTCATATAGGACACAAACCGTTCGTTTGTGGGGTGTGTAATCAGGCTTTCTCGGAAGCGGCGCCTTTGACGGCGCATATGAGGAGACATGCGCAAGAAAGTCAGTTAGATCGCGTattccatttttttcttttttttggaaTGCTGATAGTGGTTTGTAAGAACCTTTCAAGTGCGAACATCCAGGATGTGGCAAATCGTTTGCAATCTCTTCGTCTTTAACAATCCACATGGTAAGATTTGACCTGCTATAAGCATCACAGCAATGGCTAATTTTTAATCAACAGCGCACACATAACGGTGAAAAGCCATTTGTCTGCCCGTATTGTCAGAAGTAAGTCCGCTCTTTTTAGGAACAGTCGATATAGGGATTCTAACGCAACGCTACAGGGGGTTTGTAGAAGCGTCCAACTTGACCAAACACGTAAGTCATTCCTCCCCAAAAAAAACCCCGAAAATGAAACCCATTGACAAAACTTCGAACCAGATCCGAACGCATACGGGCGAACGGCCATTTGCGTGCTCTCATCCTGGATGCGGCAAGAAATTCTCGCGTCCTGATCAGCTGAAGAGGCACATGACTATTCATAACAAGCCACCTGGGGAGAAAAGGCGAGGAAGTGGTGTCCCTGCGAAGTAAAAGACTTTTCGTTTCACGGCAAGTGTAATGAAACTGAAAAAAGCGCTCGAGGTCGGTGCATAAGCAAAAGCGTGAAACGGTCGAGAATCGAGACTTTTTGTGCAATCTGTATTTGTACCATGATGTTGGTGTACGGCACTCCTTGAAAACTACTACGTGAAAATAGTCTGCAGAGTATTATAAAAAATGGACAACTGCATCATTTAACAGCACATGATGCTGAAGTGGTATTTTCGTTGCCGTTTATTGACTTCCGCCTCCGACTCTGACCTCCCGAGGGCCACTTCTGATCCggtttcttctccccttctcttttcctctcctctttcacttttcctctgctaatttcctctcctctttcacttttcctctgctaatttcctctcctctttcacttttcctctgctaatttcctctcctctttcacttttcctctgctaatttcctctcctctttcacttTTCCTCTGCTAATCTCTATAAACCCAGTTTCTCCGTTCTCTCCgcctctcgtcttcttctctccttctgttaaacctttcctcctcttcattcctCACAGTCATCATCATAGCTACCTCCTGTCTTTTGTTTAATCGTGCTGGTGCTTAACCCACTTGGCCCTCACAACACACACCTTCACGTTAACCTCCACCCTCCACCTCGAAAACAAGTCACTGGGTTGCAGGGTAATGGCTTGACTTTCAAAGATTGCTGTGCGGGCAAGGGAATCAGACAAACTAAGGGTGGTCAGGAATATATATTAATTGAGGTTGACTCAATGGGAGCAGCTTGTCAAGAGGGTCATGTCAGTCAGCGTAGCTGCCCGGCGCTCAACTCGGATGATGTAGGACTCGACGAATGAAAGTGAAGGATTCACCCCTAGCAGAGCTGGACGGAGGAATTGCCAGCCTGAAGGAACAGAAGCTGGATTTAGAGGGAGGAATAGCCAGGGCCTGAAAgagcaggagctggactAAAGGCTGGTTGAAGCGACTTAAAAGAAAGAGTGCTCGGAGGCAAGATAGTGAGAAAGGACAACAGGATTGATTTCCTGGGGAACTGAGAAACTACGAAAAGCTACTTTCTTATGTACCATCATCAAATCgatcctttcctccttctgcttactcatctctctcggAATAAAGATGTCGCTAACTTGTGAAAGGGGTGGGGTGGTCAGACCGGAGGGAAGTGAACATTGGCCAAGTgttgggaaagaaaaggagagggtGCTGACCAggcgaaaagaaggaagagacaAGGCCGAATGAAGCTGAAGGATATTTTGTTGGTTTTCGTTGTTGCAAGAGTCGGGCGGTAAGCCGCGGTTGTCTGAGGTGCAAATCTGTTTGGTTACACCGGGGACAAGGGTGGAATGGAAGCCCGTTGCCGGATGTTGACGCCGGAGAGTGCGATTCTTGCTTAATATCGTGACACAACTACTATATACTATTAGGACGGAGGTTGTTTCGGCGACGGGAAAGGAGGTGAAGCGTAATAGTACCACATCAACACACAGTCTGTAGAAAAGCAGATTGAAATTTATGTAAAAGAACAGCCGAAGGAATAGATTATCACAATTCGCTTGTCAACGTCTCTCCATCCATATGTCTATCATCAACAAACGGTTCGTTGTACGGTACGTGTATCACTGCAGACGGCCGCCAACTGCGTCGGTGCGTGAACGAAACCGCCGAAGTTGCCGAGAGAGTCCACACGAGGTGACATGGTATGATTATTTTACGTAATTCGTTGGACAGATGCCCGAGCGGTTAAGGGGACGGTCTCAAGTGGAATACACTTTCCCTGATAAGGGTTGAAATCCGTTGCGTAAGCGCGTGAGTTCGAATCTCACTCTGTtcatttattttttttaCCTTTGACTGCTACTTCGGCGCCCTTATGACGATCTATAAATAATCAAATCCCTTGCGACAACCTTTCGACGGTCACTTTAAATTATCGACTATACCAAAACGTCATAGTCTGCAGCTGAGACTCGACCAAATGTCTGGTAGTGGTGGCAAGGTGGAGAGCACAAAAAACAGCGCGTGTCCCCCTTTTTATTTGATCTCCAGCCTATCCTTCCTGACTTCTGCCGATGCATCGTACGTATACTACATACAATCCCCCCCTTCCTAAAATCATCAAGCTCGAGCAGAAGTATAGTTCATTCAAGTTGATAAAGCCAAAATCACCCATCGGtcatcaccaccactcACCGTTTATAACTGCCAAACAACATGACCCAAAATCCGGggtgtttttttttctatcACCATCCACAGAGAATACTTGCTAGATCTCAGGAGCTGTGTGGGATAGGTTATAGTACGTCGTTAGATTTAGGGGAATGACATTTCCGGCGTATGTTCGTGCGGAAACAGAGAGGAGTTTTTTCTTCCTAACGCAATAATGCAGCGTCAGTCCGGTGTTTATGCAGTCCCAAAGGTCGAGATTTCATTGTAGCTTGTTGATAGTCGGTCGTGGAGGTTAGTGGATAGATGCAGCATACGAATGAAGGGCAGATAAAGATCGAATTTCGTCCCAGCCGTCAATTCGTTGTTTGGTTCGACTTTTGATGGTTACGCCTAAAGTGGGAGCAAAAATAAATTCCGCTCATCCCTCCGCGATTGCTATTCTTGCGTCAACAACGAACGAACAAACATCGATTTCTCATTTGTACTTTCCAACTGCACTTCTCCAGAATATTTCTAGCATGTCCCACATTACACCCTCAAGACGCAAAGAAGAGCGGTACATCCCCTTCAACAATGACCCACGCAATATCGGCACGTAAGTCGCCGCTTTGGAAACTAGCACTTATGCTTCAACCCCGAACCTGTTCGCTCACACTGCATCCAGTCGAACCGGCCTTCCTATGCCTCAAAACGTTCCTCGAGACTCCAACGGTTTTGAAATACCGGCATTATTCTTTGGCTCATCCCCAGAAAACGGTGCGAACCGaaccatctcttcaatcAAATCTAAAGTCGCCCAAACGCCCGGAGGACGAAGTACTTATTCCCGCGCGGACAGTACACCTGGTACAGCAAGGAGACTGACAAGGAGATTGAGTGATTTGGATATGGATGATGGATTGCGCGGAGGTGATGATTTGCTgatggatgaggacgaCTTGGGTGCGTTTTGTGCTTGTGCATTGTGGGGATGTTAGGTGTGCGTGCTGCTAATCGTAAACAGCCATTGCCACGCCTGGATCACTTTTCGCAAACAGCGAACCACCACCTTCTATTATCTTGCCGTCTAGATCTAGACTGCCTATATCTTCCCCCGCTAATGCTTCATTCGACTCCGTCCCGTCACCTTCGGTCAGACCGTCACCTCGTAAATCCCATTACAGCGCTGCCAGTCGagtttcttcatcattggCAAAGACTGTCACGAAAGTTCATGAGCTTAGtggcgacgaagaagagccgTTCCTTACTCCAGGGGATGGCTTGAACCAGGAGGGAGAGCCGGAGGAAAGTCCTGTGAAGAGTAAGAAAAAGACACCGCGGGCTGCGTCATCGGATGACGATGGATCTCCAGCAAAGGACAAGGAAGCAGCTTTCCCACCTGAAGGGAGAAGTGCAAGTATGAGTGGTAACAAACCGGCAAATGACTACGATGCTGGATACGAGGGTAATCACACTGTAGACTTCGACGATCTGCCTCCAATGGGCCCGATTGATGATTACGACGTCGAAACGGTATTGAGAacggagagggaagaagatgatg
The Cryptococcus neoformans var. neoformans JEC21 chromosome 8 sequence genome window above contains:
- a CDS encoding helicase, putative gives rise to the protein MSNKVNCPICNISVPEGDINLHLDLKCKGAPPAELSTPQQVFDFTSSLHPKTQPSTSQTSPSTHPGSSQRARASQANLDERRASVGADGKKNIAPVFQTQGAVTKRKAEGKETKVIGGDGFGGGKGAKQRRVNPLAAAQPLAERSRPSEISQYIGQSDIVGLGSLLRVQIEAGKLVGSCILWGPPGCGKTTLARLIAKSSGADFKELSATSSGTQDVRQVFEKAKNGLQMTGRRTVLMIDEIHRFNRAQQDLLLPYVEKGWIQLIGATTENPSFKVNGALLSRCQVFTLHAHSPESLQIILRNAVQTISESEPIPYLPSGLIPFLADVADGDARQALNGLELALRTCQTMDETASAEKAQRVNSASGEKMEKEGQKDEFDAAVEEAEEDYQKKKRDEEIMDAVRRGLQKGYNRTGEERYDMISALHKCLRGSDGSAAMYWLARMITGGEDPLYIARRLIVVASEDVGLADNHALPLAMATYQACQTIGLPECRINLAHCVAYLAEAPKSTRSYKAYAAAEQLATMPPLPGVPLQIRNAPTQLMKKLGYGKEYAYNPDYGHPVHNDYLPESLLQHSSHSHDPSQHILKTADQFEADKKWDEEHLDEWERVVNDGVAWEGRYERFGEI
- a CDS encoding specific RNA polymerase II transcription factor, putative — encoded protein: MYQQQTMASHPFFSHNNPWARSAICCDQHHGESTSAAMARLAGNIPFSHDENLHDHHLGYHDSSGCTSDCPLDTYCCSGDYCCDKHGSCSSGDECCDDPRCEEAHRPDSRASHQSHHNRSKPEQSRNHNHQQPMSLEEWAGTQEGCNAIQQLIECCNQPDCHIPVCPTDNSEVHPLPADPLSALFASLDAQQQPQPISTAQQPMAPVSSVEASHTCHWGNCHLVFGSMPDLLAHVAADHLNAAGTAHQSDQLLQQAQSAQSAQSTPLALLTERALSSISTNTTGLQSHLPTNSSLQATSLAVNDALLSCMWDDCFPVPEVPAASSTSHSTFHHYNSDNCQAPHNHQHDHSYAAGEPFNPGTMLRHVLEEHLGIPPDIIGWPNEAELQAQAQAILEKHHHHHHIDPREALVNHSENCNHVHPHPHSHSHGNSAGTGANDSHPHGHALAHSQFHPNLHPHPHSLPHERSYAHSHSLSHSRPLSHEPLPTPPSTVKTEACTSPAASNDSVASTVLTASQSSKDLICLWPGCTIHTPFASTASLMDHLSEMHIPKGKDCYTCHWGGCGGEEGRVFKSRQKVLRHLQSHIGHKPFVCGVCNQAFSEAAPLTAHMRRHAQEKPFKCEHPGCGKSFAISSSLTIHMRTHNGEKPFVCPYCQKGFVEASNLTKHIRTHTGERPFACSHPGCGKKFSRPDQLKRHMTIHNKPPGEKRRGSGVPAK